From Methylobacterium radiodurans, a single genomic window includes:
- the deoA gene encoding thymidine phosphorylase — protein sequence MRLPQETIRRKRDGQTLDEAEIAAFVAGLTDGRVTEGQAAALCMAVFFRGLTLPERVALTRAMTESGTVLAWDLPGPVLDKHSTGGIGDTVSLPLAAMVAACGGYVPMISGRGLGHTGGTLDKLASIPGYDAVPGLARFQAVVRTVGCAIIGQTAELAPADRRLYAIRDVTGTVESLDLITASILSKKLAAGLDGLVMDVKVGSGAFMTGLPEARALGQSIVAVATGAGLRTVALVTDMDAPLASAAGNAVEVAYALDYLAGRRREARFHAVTVALGAEMLVAGGLAADVAEASGRLEAALVSGRAAETFGRMVTALGGPADLLERPEQHLPAAPVVRAVRRDGPVAGIATREIGLAVIGLGGGRTRPEDGIDPRVGFTDLARPGETGALLGIVHAADAGAADRAEEALRAAYRLGEAAPEGAAVLERIG from the coding sequence GTGAGGCTCCCGCAGGAGACGATCCGGCGCAAGCGCGACGGGCAGACGCTCGACGAGGCCGAGATCGCGGCGTTCGTCGCGGGCCTGACGGATGGCCGCGTGACCGAGGGACAGGCCGCCGCCCTCTGCATGGCGGTGTTCTTCCGCGGGCTGACGCTGCCCGAGCGCGTCGCCCTGACCCGGGCGATGACGGAGTCCGGCACGGTGCTCGCCTGGGACCTGCCCGGCCCCGTGCTCGACAAGCACTCGACCGGCGGCATCGGCGACACGGTGAGCCTGCCGCTCGCCGCGATGGTGGCGGCCTGCGGCGGCTACGTGCCGATGATCTCGGGGCGCGGTCTCGGCCACACGGGCGGCACGCTCGACAAGCTCGCCAGCATCCCGGGCTACGACGCGGTGCCGGGACTCGCGCGCTTCCAGGCGGTGGTGCGGACGGTGGGCTGCGCCATCATCGGCCAGACGGCCGAGCTGGCGCCCGCCGACCGGCGCCTCTACGCGATCCGCGACGTCACCGGCACGGTCGAATCCCTCGACCTGATCACCGCCTCGATCCTCTCGAAGAAGCTCGCGGCCGGGCTCGACGGTCTGGTGATGGACGTGAAAGTCGGCTCGGGGGCCTTCATGACGGGGCTGCCGGAGGCGCGGGCGCTCGGCCAGAGCATCGTCGCGGTGGCGACGGGGGCGGGCCTGCGCACGGTCGCGCTCGTCACCGACATGGACGCGCCGCTGGCCTCGGCGGCCGGCAACGCGGTCGAGGTCGCCTACGCCCTCGACTACCTCGCCGGGCGGCGGCGCGAGGCGCGCTTCCACGCGGTGACCGTAGCGCTCGGCGCCGAGATGCTGGTGGCGGGCGGCCTCGCCGCGGACGTTGCGGAGGCCTCGGGCCGGCTCGAGGCGGCTCTCGTCTCGGGGCGGGCGGCGGAGACGTTCGGCCGGATGGTCACCGCGCTCGGCGGTCCGGCGGACCTTCTGGAGCGGCCGGAGCAGCACCTACCGGCGGCGCCGGTGGTGCGGGCGGTGCGCCGGGACGGGCCGGTGGCGGGGATCGCGACGCGGGAGATCGGATTGGCGGTGATTGGCCTCGGCGGCGGGCGGACCCGGCCCGAGGATGGGATCGACCCGCGGGTCGGCTTCACGGACCTCGCCCGGCCCGGCGAGACCGGCGCGTTGCTCGGCATCGTCCACGCCGCGGATGCGGGCGCGGCGGACCGGGCGGAGGAGGCCCTGCGGGCAGCCTACCGATTGGGCGAGGCGGCGCCCGAGGGCGCCGCCGTGCTGGAGCGGATCGGCTGA
- a CDS encoding CheR family methyltransferase: MTESDFEFLRSFLKQRSGLAMTAEKRYLVESRLSPVCRRLNLADLHDLVALLKLGRDGAAERAVVEAMTTNETFFFRDRTPFDLFRDVLLPQAIARNAGRRRLRIWCAAASTGQEPYSLAMLLQEAAPRLAGWQVEIVATDLSTEVIERAKAGIYSHFEVQRGLPVQWLIKHFAQVGENWQISQSLRAMVDYRQLNLLNAFDGLGQFDVVYCRNVLIYFDAPTKADILNRIAACLAPEGALVLGAAETVIGLTDRLQPNPDNRGVYGHAAPGSRTAPIPVAPAGPLSAAPPSRPAAASALAPASALAPLRASAGR, from the coding sequence ATGACCGAGAGCGATTTCGAGTTCCTGCGCAGCTTCCTCAAGCAGCGCTCCGGCCTCGCGATGACGGCGGAGAAGCGCTACCTCGTCGAGAGCCGGCTCAGCCCCGTCTGCCGACGGCTCAACCTCGCCGACCTGCACGACCTCGTGGCCTTGCTGAAGCTCGGCCGCGACGGTGCCGCCGAGCGCGCCGTGGTCGAGGCGATGACCACGAACGAGACCTTCTTCTTCCGCGACCGGACGCCCTTCGACCTGTTCCGCGACGTGCTGCTGCCCCAGGCGATTGCCCGGAACGCGGGCCGGCGCCGGCTGCGGATCTGGTGCGCGGCCGCCTCGACCGGGCAGGAGCCCTACTCGCTGGCGATGCTGCTGCAGGAGGCCGCGCCCCGGCTCGCCGGCTGGCAGGTCGAGATCGTGGCCACCGACCTCTCGACCGAAGTGATCGAGCGGGCGAAGGCCGGGATCTACAGCCATTTCGAGGTGCAGCGCGGGCTGCCCGTGCAGTGGCTGATCAAGCACTTCGCCCAGGTCGGCGAGAACTGGCAGATCTCCCAGAGCCTGCGGGCGATGGTCGATTACCGGCAGCTCAACCTGCTGAACGCCTTCGACGGATTGGGTCAGTTCGACGTGGTCTACTGCCGCAACGTGCTGATCTACTTCGACGCGCCGACCAAGGCCGATATCCTCAACCGGATCGCGGCCTGCCTCGCGCCCGAGGGTGCCCTGGTGCTGGGCGCCGCCGAGACGGTGATCGGCCTGACCGACCGGCTCCAGCCAAACCCGGACAACCGCGGCGTCTACGGCCACGCCGCGCCCGGCTCGCGGACGGCCCCGATCCCTGTGGCACCGGCCGGTCCATTGTCCGCGGCGCCTCCGAGCCGGCCCGCGGCGGCCTCCGCCCTCGCTCCCGCCTCGGCCCTCGCGCCGCTGCGCGCCTCGGCCGGGCGATAG
- a CDS encoding protein-glutamate methylesterase/protein-glutamine glutaminase codes for MLAAPLNLAPRVPLKGPAGAPAPTGPQPAPGQIRVLIADDSAVVRGLVARWIGEAGFNVVGTASNGRIALEMMARHDPDVVLLDIDMPELDGTEALPRMLAASPTLQVVMMSTLTTRNADISLKCLALGAVDYLAKPESNRGVTTSDAFRAELVERVRLFGAVRARGRRPAPVAAPAPSVHEPAAPAPAPASPASAPVSRLSAPFTLRPKARPTTPRVLLIGSSTGGPRAVNEVLEKIGAATLRRLPTLIVQHMPPIFTAVFAEHIAARVGLPAAEGKADEPLQPGRIYVAPGGRHMGLVAAGGRDPVIRLDDGPPVNFCRPAVDVLFKDAAQIFGAATVSVILTGMGSDGTHGARALVDAGGPVLAQDEATSTVWGMPGSVAKAGLAQAVLPLAEIGPALRNLITGQPA; via the coding sequence ATGCTGGCTGCCCCACTCAACCTCGCGCCCCGCGTGCCGCTCAAGGGGCCGGCCGGCGCACCTGCCCCAACAGGGCCGCAGCCCGCGCCGGGCCAGATCCGCGTGCTGATCGCCGACGATTCCGCCGTGGTGCGCGGGCTCGTCGCCCGCTGGATCGGCGAGGCCGGCTTCAACGTCGTGGGCACCGCCTCGAACGGCCGCATCGCGCTGGAGATGATGGCCCGGCACGACCCCGACGTGGTGCTGCTCGACATCGACATGCCGGAACTCGACGGTACCGAGGCGCTGCCCCGGATGCTCGCCGCGAGCCCAACCCTGCAGGTCGTCATGATGTCGACCCTGACGACCCGCAACGCCGACATCTCGCTGAAGTGCCTGGCTTTGGGCGCGGTGGACTATCTCGCCAAGCCCGAGAGCAATCGCGGCGTCACCACCTCGGACGCCTTCCGGGCCGAGCTCGTCGAGCGGGTGCGCCTGTTCGGCGCTGTGCGCGCCCGCGGCCGCCGGCCCGCCCCGGTCGCGGCCCCGGCGCCCTCCGTCCACGAGCCCGCCGCGCCGGCTCCGGCCCCGGCCTCGCCGGCGTCCGCCCCCGTCTCGCGCCTCTCCGCCCCCTTCACCCTGCGGCCGAAGGCGCGGCCGACCACCCCGCGCGTCCTGTTGATCGGCTCCTCGACGGGCGGTCCGCGCGCGGTCAACGAGGTGCTGGAGAAGATCGGGGCCGCGACGCTGCGGCGCCTGCCGACCCTGATCGTGCAGCACATGCCGCCGATCTTCACCGCGGTCTTCGCCGAGCACATCGCCGCCCGCGTCGGCCTCCCGGCCGCCGAGGGCAAGGCCGACGAGCCGCTCCAGCCTGGCCGCATCTACGTGGCGCCGGGCGGGCGCCACATGGGCCTCGTGGCCGCCGGCGGCCGCGACCCGGTGATCCGCCTCGACGACGGTCCCCCGGTGAACTTCTGCCGCCCGGCGGTCGACGTGCTGTTCAAGGACGCCGCTCAGATCTTCGGGGCCGCCACCGTCTCGGTGATCCTCACCGGCATGGGCTCGGACGGCACCCACGGCGCGCGCGCGCTGGTCGATGCGGGCGGCCCGGTGCTGGCCCAGGACGAGGCGACCAGCACCGTCTGGGGCATGCCCGGCAGCGTCGCCAAGGCCGGGCTCGCCCAGGCCGTCCTCCCGCTGGCCGAGATCGGCCCGGCGCTCCGCAACCTGATCACGGGGCAGCCGGCATGA
- a CDS encoding response regulator codes for MQTCLIVDDSAVIRKVARRIVETLGLTAAEAEDGAEGLEACRQAMPEAILLDWNMPNVDGYAFLQEIRRMPDGDRPKILFCTTENDVGAIARALRAGADEYIMKPFDRDILTAKLEQVGVLQAAAA; via the coding sequence ATGCAGACCTGCCTCATCGTCGACGATTCCGCCGTGATCCGGAAAGTCGCGCGCCGCATCGTGGAGACCCTAGGTTTGACGGCCGCAGAGGCCGAGGACGGGGCCGAGGGCCTCGAAGCCTGCCGGCAGGCGATGCCGGAGGCGATCCTGCTCGACTGGAACATGCCGAACGTGGACGGCTACGCCTTCCTGCAGGAGATCCGGCGCATGCCGGACGGCGACCGGCCCAAGATCCTGTTCTGCACCACCGAGAACGATGTCGGGGCGATCGCCCGCGCGCTCCGCGCGGGGGCCGACGAGTACATCATGAAGCCCTTCGACCGCGACATCCTGACGGCCAAGCTGGAGCAGGTCGGCGTGCTCCAGGCCGCGGCCGCCTGA